The genomic interval TTACCAGCCAGCGCAACACTGGCATGTTGACACAAAAAAAGCATATGACACTTATTTCTGTCTCAATAAACATTTTGAAGTATCTGCATCTTACTTTTTAAATAAAATAAAAGCGATGACTACTTCTATTGAAAGTGGATATCAACAACATTGGCTATCAATTAGAAAACGACGAGATTTCTTACATACTAAATATGTAAACCAAATGCCCTGGTGTGATTTTAAGGCTTTTGATCAGGTTTTAAATGGTATTCCAGATCATACAATGTTGCAGTTAAGTAATAGTAGCACAATACGTTATGCACAACTATTTGACGTAAACAGTACACTAGATGTATTTTGCAATAGAGGAACGAGCGGTATTGATGGAAGTACAAGTACTGCCATAGGTGCTGCGATGACATGTAAATCTATCACCACTCTTATCACAGGGGACTTAAGCTTTTTTTATGATAGTAACGCATTGTGGAACAATTATATACCCTCTAATTTCAAGATAATTATTATCAATAATAATGGAGGAGGGATTTTTAGAATCCTGCCTAACAAAGATAAAAACACGACAGATTTTGATACTTTTTTTGAAACTGAACACAGCTTATCTGCAAAGCAATTGTGTGTAATGTACGGGTTTAAGTATTTAAAAGCAGAAAATGAGGAGGAATGCGCTTTCGCGAAAGCAGAATTATATAATTCTAACGAACAACCTACCTTACTTGAGGTGTTTACTCCCCGTAAAATTAATGACCAAGTATTATTAGATTACTTTAAATTCATAAAATAAGTTTTAGTAAGCAATCACTTTTTCAGTATCTTTAAAGTGAAATTATATATTAACCTAAATAAGTAACTTATTAATTATGAGCAAAAAAGACGAACTCATCGAAAAATATGCAGATGATTTAAAAAACAAATGTGGGATGACTCCAGATATGGATCTTCTTAAAAAAGTAACCATAGGTTGTGGTCCCTCTATCTATAATAAAGATTCTTCTACAGTATCTGGCGGTTCAGATTCAGAAATTGCGACTGTTAAAAATAATTTCCTTATCAAAAAGTTAGGCCTTAAGGATAGTGGAGACTTAGATAAAGCTATCACGAGTGTTCTTGATACGTATGGTCAATCTAATAGAAATAAATACCGCCCAGTAGTTTATTATATGCTTACAAAGCATTTCAAAAAAGAGTCTGTGTATAAATAGACTTTTAATAAATAATTATAAAACGCTTTGACATTAGTCAAGGCGTTTTTTGTTTTGTAGAATCGTATTTTTGCACTTTATAAAATATTATGTTAGAAATAGGAAAGTACCATATAATGAGAATTGACAGAGAGACAGAGCCTGGGCTCTTTCTTTCAAATGAGGAGGGAGACGATGTTTTATTACCTAATAAATATGTTCCAGAAACATATAAGATATGGGATGAACTCAACGTTTACGTGTACTTAGATCATGAAGAGCGACCAGTTGCCACCACACTTAAGCCGTATATCGAGCTTAATGATTTTGGGTACTTGCGCTGTACCGCTGTAAATAATGTAGGAGCTTTTTTAGATTGGGGTCTTGAGAAAGAATTGTTTGTGCCATTTGCACAGCAAGCAAGACCTATGAAAGTAGGAAGCTGGTACATTGTTTATATGTATTTAGATGAGAAAACCAATAGACTTGCAGCGACGAGCAAGACTATGAAGTATTTATCAAATGATAACGTTGAGGTTAAAAAGTTTGACAAAGTTTCAGTTATTATATCACATATTACAGATCGCGGTGCAAATGCAATTGTAAATGGAAAGCATAAGGGTCTTATCTACAAAGAAGATATTTACGAAGATATTAGAACAGGGGATAAGCTAGATGCTTGGGTGAAGAAAGTTCGTCCAGATGGTAAAATTGATTTGGTATTGCAGGAAGAAGGCTATAAAAGTATAGAGCCTAATGCACAATATATTTTTGATGAGTTACAAGCAAACGATGGATTTATGCCGTTGCATGATAAATCAGATCCTGTAGATATTCAAAACCAACTGGGATTGTCTAAAAAAAGTTTCAAAAAAGCTATAGGAACCTTATATAAAGATAGAAAGATTCTTATTAAGGAAGATGGTATACATCTGATAGATTAAAGATTGGTTAGATAACGCTTTCGCGAAAGCGTAAAAAACCATTAAAATTTAAGTGAGATTAAAAGATTTAAGATTATACAATGGAACAGCCAGAGTGGAAAGTAGCAAAAGAATATAAAGACATTACTTACAAAAAAAGTAACGGAGTAGCGCGGATTGCATTTAACAGACCAGATGTACGTAATGCTTTTAGACCTAATACTACAAAGGAATTATACGATGCATTTTATGATGCAAATGAAGACACCTCTATAGGAGTGGTATTATTATCTGCCGAAGGTCCTTCTACAAAAGATGGTGTATACAGTTTTTGTTCTGGAGGAGATCAAAAAGCTAGAGGAAAAGAGGGATATGTAGGTGAAGATGGTTACCATAGGCTTAACATTTTAGAAGTACAACGTCTTATCAGATTTATGCCTAAGGCAGTAATTGCTGTGGTTCCTGGTTGGGCAGTAGGCGGTGGTCATAGTTTACACGTGGTTTGCGACCTTACTTTAGCCAGTAAGGAGCATGCAATTTTTAAACAAACGGATGCAGATGTAACTTCGTTTGACGGAGGTTACGGATCAGCTTATCTGGCGAAAATGGTAGGGCAGAAAAAGGCGAGAGAAATTTTTTTCTTAGGCAGGAATTATTCTGCTCAAGAAGCATACGAGATGGGAATGGTAAATGCCGTGATCCCACATGCTGAATTAGAGGCTACTGCTTACGAGTGGGCGCAAGAAATTTTAGCTAAATCACCTATATCAATTAAGATGCTCAAGTTTGCTATGAATCTTACAGATGATGGTATGGTAGGGCAACAAGTTTTTGCAGGTGAAGCCACGAGACTTGCTTATATGACAGATGAGGCGGTGGAAGGGCGTAATGCTTTTTTAGAAAAGCGCGCGCCTAATTTTGATAAAAAATGGATTCCATAAAACTTTATATAATTTATAAAATTTTAAAAAAGCTTGTTCTTGTATTAGAGCAAGCTTTTTTCTTACCGTAAATTCATGTTCTTTTATAAGTGAGTTGTTTATTTTTAGACTTCAAAATTCAATTTATTTATGAAATATTATTTCTCTTTTCTATGTCTCTTTATGCTATCTGCAGTATTTGCACAAGAAAATCCGCAATGGCTTAGGCATAGCCGTATTTCTCCAGATGGAACAGAAATAGCATTTACTTACAAAGGTGATATTTACAAAGTACCTACATCAGGTGGTACTGCTATACAGCTCACTTTCCATCAAGCACATGATTATGAAGTGGTTTGGAGTCACGACGGTTCAAAACTGGCATTCATGTCAGATCGATATGGCAATTTTGATGTATTTGTAATGTCATCAAATGGTGGTACGGCTACGAGGCTTACTTATCACTCTGCAATAGAAAGGCCATTTTCATTCTCACCAGATGATCGTATGGTTTATTTCGGAGCAGCACGTATGGATGATGTGCATCATAGGCAATACCCTACAACTTCTCAACCTGAGTTATACTCGGTTCCAGTTACAGGAGGTAAAGTTGATCAGTTCACAACGTTACCGGTTGAATATGTAGATTTTTCTAAAGATGGTAAGACTATGTTATATCATGATAAAAAGGGAGGTGAAAACATTTGGAGAAAACATCATGTGTCTGCTATTACTAGAGATATATGGCAATATGATGTAGTAAATGATACGCATACTATGATAACTTCCTTCAATGGCGAAGAT from Dokdonia sp. Hel_I_53 carries:
- a CDS encoding DUF2853 family protein: MSKKDELIEKYADDLKNKCGMTPDMDLLKKVTIGCGPSIYNKDSSTVSGGSDSEIATVKNNFLIKKLGLKDSGDLDKAITSVLDTYGQSNRNKYRPVVYYMLTKHFKKESVYK
- a CDS encoding S1 RNA-binding domain-containing protein; amino-acid sequence: MLEIGKYHIMRIDRETEPGLFLSNEEGDDVLLPNKYVPETYKIWDELNVYVYLDHEERPVATTLKPYIELNDFGYLRCTAVNNVGAFLDWGLEKELFVPFAQQARPMKVGSWYIVYMYLDEKTNRLAATSKTMKYLSNDNVEVKKFDKVSVIISHITDRGANAIVNGKHKGLIYKEDIYEDIRTGDKLDAWVKKVRPDGKIDLVLQEEGYKSIEPNAQYIFDELQANDGFMPLHDKSDPVDIQNQLGLSKKSFKKAIGTLYKDRKILIKEDGIHLID
- a CDS encoding 1,4-dihydroxy-2-naphthoyl-CoA synthase, which gives rise to MEQPEWKVAKEYKDITYKKSNGVARIAFNRPDVRNAFRPNTTKELYDAFYDANEDTSIGVVLLSAEGPSTKDGVYSFCSGGDQKARGKEGYVGEDGYHRLNILEVQRLIRFMPKAVIAVVPGWAVGGGHSLHVVCDLTLASKEHAIFKQTDADVTSFDGGYGSAYLAKMVGQKKAREIFFLGRNYSAQEAYEMGMVNAVIPHAELEATAYEWAQEILAKSPISIKMLKFAMNLTDDGMVGQQVFAGEATRLAYMTDEAVEGRNAFLEKRAPNFDKKWIP